A portion of the Burkholderia sp. GAS332 genome contains these proteins:
- a CDS encoding Ribulose-5-phosphate 4-epimerase/Fuculose-1-phosphate aldolase, with protein sequence MTTLELQPASPPKSTAMHPDEWQARVQLAACYRIFDMLGWTEMIYNHITLRVPASVSGGERHFLINPFGLHYSEVTASNLVKIDAQGRVLDNSPYPVNPAGFVVHAAIHEGLPDAHCVMHTHTTAGVAVACLENGLEQTNFYSAQLHDRVAYHDFEGITIHAEEGPRLLDHIGNKQAVILRNHGLLAWGHTLPQTFAILWTLNRACEIQMATFSMGRARPVPEEVAIRCTRDALQFDPRHGAGQDVFDALVRRVDRIDASYRD encoded by the coding sequence ATGACGACTCTTGAACTACAACCGGCGAGCCCACCGAAGTCCACCGCGATGCATCCCGACGAATGGCAGGCGCGCGTGCAACTGGCAGCGTGCTATCGCATCTTCGATATGCTCGGCTGGACCGAGATGATCTACAACCACATCACGTTGCGGGTGCCGGCGAGCGTGAGCGGCGGTGAGCGCCACTTCCTGATCAATCCATTCGGCCTGCACTACAGCGAAGTGACGGCGAGCAATCTCGTGAAGATCGACGCGCAAGGGCGCGTGCTCGACAACTCGCCGTATCCGGTGAACCCCGCAGGCTTTGTCGTGCATGCGGCGATTCACGAAGGCTTGCCCGATGCGCACTGTGTGATGCACACGCACACCACAGCTGGCGTCGCGGTGGCCTGCCTCGAAAATGGCCTGGAGCAGACCAATTTCTATAGCGCACAGTTGCATGACCGCGTTGCGTATCACGACTTTGAAGGCATCACGATACATGCGGAAGAAGGGCCGCGTCTGCTCGACCATATCGGCAACAAACAGGCGGTGATCCTGCGCAACCATGGCCTGCTTGCATGGGGCCATACGTTGCCGCAGACTTTCGCTATTCTGTGGACGCTCAACCGTGCGTGCGAGATCCAGATGGCGACGTTCTCGATGGGCCGCGCGCGGCCGGTGCCGGAAGAAGTGGCGATCCGCTGCACGCGCGACGCATTGCAGTTCGATCCGCGTCACGGTGCGGGACAGGATGTATTCGACGCGTTAGTGCGGCGCGTGGATCGCATCGACGCGAGCTATAGGGATTGA
- a CDS encoding ketopantoate reductase produces the protein MKVGIYGAGAIGGWMGVKLAQAGHDVSVVARGATLNALQQHGLRLIEGGVTHTVKVKASEQPADLGVQDLVVVAVKGPAMASVAAHIAPLLNPQTIVLTAMNGVPWWFCDGLGRDFAGKRLTSIDPDGAIAAAIPTAQTVGCVVHASCLIESPGVIRHHQGNGLIVGEASGQAGERVKALTATLVAAGFNASMSEQIQRDVWYKLWGNMTMNPISAITGATTDRILSDELVRNFVTSIMLEAKEIGARFGIPIEQAPADRHEVTLKLGAMKTSMLQDVQAGKAVELDALVAAVRELGQLTDVPTPYTDALLGLARLHASTLGLYPRQ, from the coding sequence ATGAAAGTAGGAATCTACGGTGCCGGCGCGATCGGTGGCTGGATGGGGGTGAAGCTTGCGCAGGCCGGCCACGACGTGAGCGTGGTGGCGCGCGGCGCGACGCTCAATGCGTTGCAGCAGCATGGCTTGCGTCTGATCGAAGGCGGCGTGACGCACACCGTGAAGGTCAAGGCGAGCGAACAGCCGGCGGATCTCGGCGTGCAGGACCTCGTCGTGGTGGCGGTCAAGGGTCCGGCCATGGCGTCGGTGGCCGCGCATATCGCACCGCTGTTGAACCCGCAGACGATCGTGCTGACAGCGATGAACGGCGTGCCATGGTGGTTCTGCGACGGGCTCGGCCGCGATTTCGCCGGCAAGCGGCTGACGTCGATCGATCCTGACGGCGCGATCGCGGCGGCGATTCCGACTGCACAGACGGTGGGCTGCGTGGTGCATGCCAGCTGTCTGATCGAATCGCCGGGCGTCATCAGGCATCATCAGGGCAATGGGCTGATCGTCGGCGAGGCGTCGGGGCAGGCGGGCGAACGCGTCAAAGCGCTGACCGCCACCCTGGTCGCCGCGGGCTTCAATGCGTCGATGTCGGAGCAGATTCAGCGCGATGTCTGGTACAAGCTGTGGGGCAACATGACGATGAATCCGATCAGCGCCATCACCGGCGCAACCACTGACCGGATTCTCAGCGACGAACTGGTGCGCAACTTTGTGACGAGCATCATGCTGGAAGCGAAGGAGATCGGCGCGCGCTTCGGTATTCCAATCGAACAGGCGCCAGCCGATCGCCACGAGGTCACGCTCAAACTCGGCGCGATGAAAACCTCGATGCTGCAGGATGTGCAGGCCGGCAAGGCGGTCGAACTCGATGCGCTGGTGGCCGCCGTGCGTGAACTGGGGCAGCTTACCGATGTGCCGACGCCGTACACGGACGCATTGCTTGGGCTTGCGCGCCTGCATGCGAGCACGTTGGGCTTGTATCCGCGACAGTGA
- a CDS encoding aromatic-amino-acid transaminase, with protein sequence MFDHIPAYPGDPILSLNEDFQLDPRPNKVNLSIGIYFDDAGKLPVMDAVRQAETALLGSIGPRSYLPMAGLPLYRDAAQALVFGADSEVRAAGRIATLQTIGGSGALKVGADFLKRYFPASQIWISDPSWENHRVVFEGAGLTVNTYPYYDEHTGGLRFADMIDTIGRLPEQSIVLLHACCHNPTGVDLSPAQWAELVPVLQRRKLIAFVDMAYQGFGAGLEEDAACVRLLADAGVPLIAANSFSKNFSLYGERCGALSVVCKSKEEAARVLGQLMSTVRANYSNPPTHGARLVANVLSDTSLRASWEAELAAMRERILAMRGTIHEGLAGRVDEVMRARYVAQRGMFTYTGLSEAQVERLRSEYAVYVLRSGRMCVAGLNARNADYVASSIAAVVAGA encoded by the coding sequence ATGTTCGACCACATTCCCGCCTATCCGGGCGACCCGATTCTGAGCCTGAACGAGGATTTTCAACTCGATCCGCGGCCCAACAAGGTCAACCTGAGCATCGGCATCTATTTCGACGACGCCGGCAAGCTGCCGGTGATGGACGCGGTGCGGCAAGCCGAAACCGCGTTGCTCGGTTCGATCGGCCCGCGCTCCTACCTGCCGATGGCGGGCCTGCCGCTTTACCGCGACGCAGCACAAGCGCTGGTATTCGGCGCGGACAGCGAAGTGCGTGCAGCGGGGCGGATCGCGACGTTGCAAACCATAGGCGGCTCCGGCGCACTGAAGGTCGGCGCGGATTTTCTGAAGCGCTATTTCCCGGCCTCGCAGATCTGGATCAGCGATCCGAGCTGGGAAAACCATCGCGTGGTGTTCGAAGGCGCGGGCCTCACGGTCAACACCTATCCCTATTACGACGAACACACCGGTGGCCTGCGTTTCGCCGACATGATCGACACGATCGGCCGCTTGCCGGAACAGAGCATCGTGCTGCTGCACGCGTGCTGCCACAACCCGACCGGCGTCGATCTGAGCCCGGCGCAATGGGCGGAACTGGTGCCGGTTTTGCAGCGACGCAAGCTGATTGCGTTTGTCGACATGGCCTATCAAGGTTTCGGCGCGGGCCTTGAGGAGGACGCCGCCTGCGTGCGCCTGCTCGCCGATGCGGGTGTGCCGTTGATTGCCGCCAATTCGTTTTCGAAGAATTTCTCGCTGTACGGCGAGCGTTGCGGTGCATTGAGCGTGGTATGCAAAAGCAAGGAAGAGGCGGCTCGCGTGCTCGGGCAATTGATGTCGACGGTGCGCGCCAATTACAGCAATCCGCCGACGCACGGCGCACGCCTGGTCGCCAATGTGCTGTCGGACACGTCCTTGCGTGCGTCATGGGAAGCGGAGCTCGCCGCCATGCGCGAACGGATTCTCGCCATGCGCGGCACGATCCACGAAGGCCTTGCAGGCCGCGTCGATGAAGTGATGCGCGCGCGTTACGTCGCGCAGCGCGGCATGTTCACCTATACGGGTTTGAGCGAGGCACAAGTCGAGCGGTTGCGCAGCGAATACGCCGTGTATGTGCTGCGTTCGGGACGTATGTGCGTCGCCGGATTGAATGCGCGCAACGCCGACTATGTGGCGTCGTCGATCGCGGCGGTGGTGGCGGGCGCATAA